Proteins encoded in a region of the Thermodesulfobacteriota bacterium genome:
- a CDS encoding DUF3343 domain-containing protein, protein MNRGPDNLSSYSDAKIIFIFDSIHYVLKAEKALKKEDIPCELIPVPREISSDCGMALAIDESAGGVARERLAEHHLEFSIFRKTGKGYFKAPA, encoded by the coding sequence GTGAACCGTGGACCTGACAACCTGAGTAGTTACAGTGACGCAAAAATTATCTTTATCTTTGACTCCATCCACTATGTCCTCAAGGCGGAGAAGGCGCTCAAAAAAGAAGATATCCCCTGTGAACTCATACCCGTCCCGCGTGAAATCAGTTCAGACTGCGGTATGGCGCTGGCTATAGATGAAAGCGCCGGCGGTGTCGCCCGGGAAAGACTGGCAGAACACCATCTGGAATTTTCTATCTTCCGAAAGACAGGAAAAGGCTATTTCAAGGCCCCCGCATAA
- a CDS encoding YkgJ family cysteine cluster protein: protein MNSEEILFTCQMCNDCCYGENTICLTPVDVRRIASGLGLPESGFLERYCVSKGPHVQMKVVNNHCIFWDGQCSIHAFKPGRCREWPFVPSLLDQASFLIIQQNCPGFNKDITFEDALPYVETILGGKPAAKE, encoded by the coding sequence GTGAATTCAGAAGAAATATTATTTACCTGTCAGATGTGTAATGACTGCTGTTATGGCGAGAATACTATATGCCTGACTCCGGTCGATGTTCGCCGTATCGCCTCCGGCCTGGGTCTTCCTGAAAGCGGATTTCTGGAAAGATATTGCGTCTCCAAAGGCCCCCACGTCCAGATGAAGGTAGTGAATAACCACTGCATATTCTGGGATGGGCAATGTTCCATACATGCGTTTAAGCCCGGGCGTTGCCGTGAATGGCCTTTTGTCCCCAGCCTCCTTGATCAGGCCAGTTTTCTGATAATTCAACAAAATTGTCCCGGGTTTAATAAGGACATCACTTTTGAGGATGCCCTGCCCTATGTTGAGACAATCCTTGGCGGAAAACCGGCGGCAAAGGAATGA
- a CDS encoding universal stress protein, producing the protein MDKKILVATDGSIHSEKSIAYIGHLFGKDSSIRATLFYVLPPLPPVLTEKGEGYGDWQVLSQKAKQLMDIHRRKARAVMDKGRAILMRAGLGEEVINTQIVEKKIGLARDIIFEAEKGNYDAVVVGRRGLSKLESAIMGSISTKVVQALQTRPVWVIDGKITSNKILLPMDASDASLKAVDHLGFMIDGLPGIEVTLYHVLPGLGFFSAEEEEVDLSDVEDLWMEKEAEDIYAIFEQAKKMLQDAGLPGKQIKYKIKKGPTNVAREILREAQRRDFGTIVMARKGVSKTREFFMGSVSSKILASAENLAVWIV; encoded by the coding sequence ATGGACAAAAAAATACTCGTGGCCACTGATGGTTCCATACATTCGGAAAAATCTATAGCCTATATCGGGCATCTCTTCGGTAAGGATTCCAGTATCCGGGCAACCCTTTTTTACGTTCTTCCCCCACTGCCACCTGTTCTCACTGAGAAAGGAGAAGGGTACGGCGACTGGCAGGTGTTAAGCCAGAAGGCCAAGCAATTGATGGATATTCACAGACGCAAGGCCCGGGCCGTCATGGATAAAGGAAGGGCTATTCTTATGAGGGCGGGTCTTGGCGAAGAAGTCATTAATACTCAAATCGTGGAGAAAAAAATAGGATTAGCCAGGGATATTATCTTTGAGGCCGAAAAAGGAAATTATGACGCTGTAGTCGTTGGACGCCGCGGTCTATCCAAGTTGGAATCGGCTATCATGGGGAGTATATCCACAAAGGTTGTACAAGCGCTGCAAACCCGGCCTGTCTGGGTGATAGACGGGAAGATAACCTCCAATAAGATCCTGCTGCCGATGGACGCCTCAGATGCATCTCTGAAAGCCGTCGATCACCTGGGTTTCATGATCGATGGCCTGCCCGGCATAGAAGTCACACTTTATCATGTCCTGCCCGGGCTTGGTTTTTTCAGCGCTGAAGAGGAAGAGGTTGATCTGTCGGATGTAGAAGATCTGTGGATGGAAAAGGAGGCCGAAGACATATACGCAATCTTTGAACAGGCGAAAAAGATGCTGCAGGACGCGGGCCTTCCGGGAAAACAAATCAAATATAAAATCAAAAAGGGGCCAACCAACGTAGCCAGAGAGATTCTTCGTGAAGCGCAGCGGAGGGATTTTGGTACGATTGTTATGGCCAGGAAAGGGGTGTCTAAGACCCGGGAATTTTTTATGGGAAGCGTTTCCAGTAAGATTCTGGCCTCCGCTGAGAACCTGGCCGTCTGGATAGTATAG
- a CDS encoding DNA gyrase inhibitor YacG: MDSIVKIKCPVCHKSTSWEGNPFRPFCSERCKLIDLGKWIDEGYRIPGEPETATADTEKEDRD, translated from the coding sequence CTGGATAGTATAGTGAAGATCAAATGCCCGGTCTGTCATAAATCAACTTCATGGGAAGGGAATCCTTTCCGTCCCTTTTGTTCCGAGCGCTGCAAACTGATCGATCTCGGTAAATGGATTGATGAAGGCTATCGTATCCCGGGTGAACCGGAGACTGCAACGGCTGATACGGAAAAGGAAGATAGGGATTAG
- a CDS encoding FAD-dependent oxidoreductase: protein MTPLNYDIVILGTGPAGLQAAIHAARRKVSVLVMGRLDKSSLFAAAHIENYCSVLNTSGAELLETGKKQAEAFGAHLLGEDALELEKADRSFVVKSESGKEIQTQALILATGAARKKLGLKGEKELLGRGISYCVDCDANFFRNQVVAVIGNGSAAATGALTLLKYASTVYLICKQLSVVPSLERRIKESAVKLLEGNWIKELKGEDELKEIVLTDTRTLSLNGLFVELGAKGILELTLNLDIALDPESYQFIVTDKRQATNVPGIFAAGDICGLPFQMAKAVGEGCVAGISAATYVKGQGKEGAEGQEPGHDY, encoded by the coding sequence GTGACACCGCTTAATTACGATATTGTTATCCTGGGAACAGGCCCGGCCGGACTGCAAGCGGCTATACATGCGGCGAGGCGCAAGGTCTCTGTTTTGGTCATGGGAAGATTGGACAAGAGCAGTCTTTTTGCCGCTGCCCATATTGAAAACTATTGTTCAGTTCTTAATACCAGCGGCGCTGAGCTGCTTGAGACGGGGAAAAAGCAGGCGGAGGCCTTCGGCGCCCATCTCCTGGGAGAAGACGCCCTGGAGTTGGAAAAGGCCGATCGGTCCTTTGTTGTCAAAAGTGAAAGCGGCAAAGAAATACAGACCCAGGCCCTTATTCTGGCCACGGGCGCGGCTCGCAAGAAGTTGGGACTCAAGGGGGAGAAAGAATTGTTAGGGCGGGGGATAAGCTACTGCGTCGATTGTGATGCCAACTTCTTCCGCAACCAAGTGGTGGCCGTTATCGGAAACGGTTCGGCTGCCGCCACTGGCGCCCTTACCCTCCTTAAGTATGCGTCAACGGTCTATCTGATTTGTAAACAACTCTCTGTCGTCCCATCCCTGGAACGCCGGATTAAAGAAAGCGCAGTTAAACTCCTGGAAGGCAATTGGATTAAGGAACTCAAGGGAGAAGATGAGCTTAAAGAAATCGTGTTGACAGACACCCGCACCCTCTCCTTAAACGGCCTTTTTGTCGAATTGGGGGCCAAAGGAATTTTGGAGCTGACGCTTAATCTTGATATAGCACTGGATCCCGAATCCTATCAATTCATAGTAACGGATAAAAGGCAGGCGACAAACGTGCCGGGCATATTTGCGGCCGGGGACATCTGCGGGCTACCCTTCCAGATGGCCAAGGCGGTGGGCGAAGGTTGTGTGGCCGGTATAAGCGCCGCCACCTATGTAAAAGGACAGGGCAAGGAAGGCGCCGAAGGTCAGGAGCCCGGGCATGATTATTAA
- a CDS encoding MBL fold metallo-hydrolase: protein MIIKQMIVGHMAVCCYIVGCPQTKKALFIDPAGNEDEVVQAAKDLGLEIQYVVNTHGHPDHTCGNRRIKELTGAQIVMHELDDDLFSDPKIQMFYRQMGFNPAPPADIRIKDGDAITVGNAALKAIHTPGHTPGAVCLYGEGNLFTGDTLFVGAVGRTDLPGGSFETLLQSIKERILPLPDETIIWPGHNYGDSPVSTLGEERETNAYVTDFIK from the coding sequence ATGATTATTAAGCAGATGATAGTCGGTCACATGGCGGTCTGCTGTTATATAGTCGGCTGTCCTCAAACTAAAAAGGCGCTTTTCATCGATCCGGCCGGGAATGAAGATGAAGTTGTACAGGCCGCAAAAGACCTTGGGCTTGAAATCCAATATGTGGTCAATACGCATGGCCACCCTGACCACACCTGCGGGAACAGGCGCATAAAGGAGTTAACCGGGGCGCAGATAGTCATGCACGAGCTGGATGACGATCTCTTTTCCGACCCGAAGATTCAGATGTTTTACCGCCAGATGGGGTTTAATCCGGCCCCCCCTGCGGATATCCGTATTAAAGATGGAGATGCAATAACCGTGGGGAATGCTGCGCTCAAAGCTATCCACACGCCCGGACATACTCCAGGGGCTGTCTGTCTTTATGGCGAAGGGAATCTTTTTACCGGGGATACCCTGTTTGTGGGAGCGGTGGGGCGAACTGACCTGCCTGGCGGCTCATTTGAGACTCTGCTCCAATCCATAAAAGAGCGGATTTTGCCGTTGCCGGACGAAACCATCATCTGGCCGGGACATAATTATGGAGACTCACCTGTCTCGACCCTGGGAGAGGAAAGAGAGACGAACGCTTACGTTACGGACTTCATTAAGTAA
- a CDS encoding metallophosphoesterase, protein MHIIAFGDIHERTENIEKIKDLSRADCVVITGDLTNVGGIDKAKAVLENIRRYNPKVYAQAGNFDQKAVQDYLTELHLNLHANGFLIENVGIFGVGGSNYTPFNTPIEYSEEEIENFIYQGFAKVKDAALKIFVAHAPPFNTSVDVVAGGHHVGSKAVRSFIEEHQPQACITGHIHEAAGQDTIGRTMIINPGMLKNGGYVEILIDSKDIRAELKRI, encoded by the coding sequence ATGCATATCATAGCCTTCGGCGATATCCACGAACGCACGGAAAATATAGAAAAAATTAAAGACCTCTCCCGCGCTGACTGTGTCGTTATCACCGGCGACCTAACAAATGTGGGTGGGATAGATAAGGCCAAAGCGGTCTTGGAAAACATCCGAAGATATAACCCTAAGGTTTATGCCCAGGCGGGTAATTTTGACCAGAAGGCAGTACAGGATTACCTGACAGAACTCCATCTAAACCTTCACGCCAACGGGTTTTTGATAGAGAATGTAGGCATTTTTGGTGTGGGCGGTTCCAATTATACGCCGTTTAACACACCTATCGAATATAGCGAAGAAGAGATCGAGAACTTCATTTACCAGGGGTTTGCAAAGGTTAAAGATGCAGCCCTGAAAATCTTCGTTGCCCACGCTCCTCCCTTTAATACCAGCGTGGATGTGGTTGCTGGTGGCCACCATGTAGGAAGCAAGGCCGTGCGCTCCTTCATTGAGGAGCACCAGCCCCAGGCATGTATCACCGGCCATATTCACGAGGCCGCAGGCCAGGACACCATAGGCCGGACTATGATTATAAATCCAGGGATGCTGAAAAATGGCGGATATGTAGAGATACTGATTGACAGTAAGGATATCAGGGCGGAACTTAAGAGGATTTAA
- a CDS encoding HDOD domain-containing protein, with translation MDREEIRAKIKETSEVATISAVAFQTAQLLRNPDVAVNKVTEIVSLDQSLTAKILRLVNSSFYGFQGRISSLSQAVVLLGLNTVRNVILSVSVLKAFSGDKGCKVFDAGKFWGHSVGTAFVAKNLAEHVKFKEPEDAFIGGLLHDIGRVFIVQFLRPEAEKILDLMIKEDIPMREAEEKVLDTDHAWIGYVMAKNWHFPPALCSAICLHHAPNGKDEEFLLASIIHLADIICRGMDLGCGGDDFVPDVSPAAWRELSMSLEDVKVLMQKTGENLYQIEEFLAILRS, from the coding sequence TCTCCGCAGTGGCCTTCCAGACCGCACAGCTCCTTAGAAATCCAGATGTAGCCGTTAATAAGGTCACGGAGATCGTCAGCCTCGATCAGTCATTAACTGCAAAGATACTCCGCCTTGTCAACTCATCGTTTTACGGCTTTCAGGGACGGATCAGTTCTCTTTCACAGGCTGTGGTCCTTTTGGGTTTAAATACAGTGCGGAATGTTATCCTTTCGGTTTCCGTGCTCAAGGCGTTTTCCGGTGATAAGGGGTGTAAGGTCTTTGATGCAGGCAAGTTCTGGGGACATTCGGTAGGTACGGCCTTTGTCGCCAAAAATCTGGCCGAACATGTCAAGTTTAAAGAGCCTGAAGATGCCTTTATTGGCGGCCTGTTGCATGACATAGGCCGGGTTTTTATAGTCCAGTTTCTGCGGCCGGAGGCGGAAAAAATCTTAGATCTTATGATTAAAGAAGATATACCTATGCGGGAGGCCGAGGAAAAGGTATTAGATACGGATCATGCCTGGATAGGTTATGTGATGGCCAAGAACTGGCATTTCCCGCCTGCACTCTGTTCCGCTATATGCCTTCATCATGCCCCAAACGGCAAGGATGAGGAGTTTCTTCTTGCCTCGATCATTCATCTGGCGGATATAATCTGCCGGGGGATGGATCTCGGGTGCGGTGGTGATGACTTTGTCCCTGATGTCAGCCCGGCCGCCTGGCGGGAACTTTCCATGTCCCTGGAAGATGTAAAGGTCCTAATGCAAAAAACAGGTGAAAACCTCTACCAGATCGAGGAATTTCTGGCGATTCTGCGTTCGTAA